In the genome of Eublepharis macularius isolate TG4126 chromosome 10, MPM_Emac_v1.0, whole genome shotgun sequence, the window AACAACCCCAGAGATGTTTTCTCCCGGCAATGGAAAGTCATCAATAACACAGGTGTTGGAGTGTGGGTTTTATTGAGAGCTGTGTTCATTCTTGATGACATAACTGTTGTTTTCAAGATGAACAGATCATCACAGAGAAGCTGGCTATACCGGCTGTGCACATGCAGCAAGAACCAATGACAACAAGGTCTTCCAGCATTACTTTACCCTTATTTGTGAGTCTCTCAGTCTCAGCAGATCTTTTTCAATGTTTTGGTGATTAAAGCTAAACACTAATGCTACACTCAGTGGCAGAGTGCAATTAACCCTTACCAGTTTCAGAGATGGATGCTGCGGGATCCTGCTCCTCCTGCCCTGCAGCATGCTCTCTGACCTGCGCCTGCTGCTGTTGCTCAACCATGGGAAGCTGTTCATTCTCCCTTGCCTCAccgctcctcctccttcctcgcAGGAGAGCTTAAGGGAAAAATCGTTTGTGTTAGGCAGAGAGGAAACTCTGTGCAAAATAGCAAAagcacaaataattttttgtgaTCTGTACTCTCATGGTATGGTGTGATTTCATCAAAAACTCAAGCATTGTTCATGCACAATGTGTTAACGTGGGAACACTCATAAGACACAGACTTGCAAGGTCTGTCTGAACCCAACGCATCCAGTCTGGGGATCATAGCTTTTGCACAGTGTTACATTTATCAGTCAACCAATTCTATTTTATGTGTGGATTAATTGCAGACAAAGATGAGCATTGCCAACTTTTCGCCCCAGGTCTTCAGTAAACATTGTTTTGAGAAGAATAATATCTAAACCTTGTTATCAATGTCATTCCAACTCACAAGCATGTCTGCGGTCCCGCCAACTCGGCCGCCCCGAATGCTCCCACAGCCGCATCATCGATGCAAAATAAGGGGGCTTGCCGCTTTGCCTGGGAATGCCTTGCCAGGCTTCTAGGGCATCAAAAAAGGATGACTTCACCCTCTTGAACTTGGAGTGGCATTGCTCCCCTGTTCTCCTAAAACCGCGCTCACTCAATTTTCGAGCAACAGCGGCAAAGGTGGCCCTTGTAGGCAGATGGGTGCTGCTCATCAGTCTTTCTGCTCTTCCAGACTGCagaagaagggagaggagagTCTCCACCTCCTCGTCCTTCCAAAATGCACCTCGTCTACGGCCGGCCATTTTGTCTGCCCAAATAATGGTATACCGATCAAAAGATAAAATGTTAGTGAGCATGCGCCATTAAATGTTCCCGCGGCTGCTATAATCCCTCTATCTCGGCCCACCCTAAACTGGATTGTCGAAGCCTGTTTCACTGTGTTCTGTGATTTGTCGTGTGTGGTCATTGTGGCGTGTTGATGTTTGGACTGTGTCACACTGTTTGATGTTCCATAACCAAAATGTGAGAGTGGTTTTCAGTCCCCCACAAGGAAAAGCGGTGTGTGGTGAAAGTTATTTTTTGCCGATCAAAGGGATGTATTCCAAGGGGCTGTTAACAGGGGCTGCACAATACCGCTGCCTCCACTTTTCGGAGGACTAATTTGCGTCATGTAAAGAGTTCTATAATTTGAACACACATTAAACAAACCCATCTCTGATCACACCTTCAGTCTATCAGTCCCATCAGTCCAACAGTGACAATTCATCATAGCACTTTTTCATGTTGTCCTCTAAAGATCTGTTAACTAGCCTTGACAGCCCCAAATGTCTGAGTGACCAAGCCATGTTCACCATTGGAAAAACCGTTATGAGAAAAGGGGGGTGGGCTCATTTCATAATTATACAGAATTTATTCAACAGTAGCAGAACAGCGATACCAGTTAGAAACACTTTGAATAGTCAACAGTAAGTTTTTTCAACGTGGACATAAGCTCATAATGATTTTAACAGAGATTTAGATTCTTGAATTGTTATTATACATGAATTTTGACAAAGCATCTCGGACAATTTTCCCCTCCTCAAGGTGAGACCGGTCCTGTTCCAGGACAGCATCCTCCTCTGGAGGCACCATAACTGGCCTTGGATCTCCGCGATCACCAAGCAATTGGTGACCACGTTCCTCACAGATATTGTGAAGTATAACACAGGCAGAAACCACCGTTACCACGTTCTCCTCTCTACAGTTCAGCCGTGTAGCTAAACAACGAAATCTTGATTTCAAACGCCCGAAACTGCGTTCCACCACATTGCGAGCGCGAGACAGCGCACGATTAAAGTTCCTATGTGCCTCAGTTTCAGCATGAGTGCCATAGGGCTTCATAAGCCATCTCCTAATTGGATAAGCGCCGTCAGAAATGACAATCGGTGGCACCGTCACACCGTCCAGATGCAGGCAAGGGTTTCCTGGAACAAATGTCCCGGCATCCATCGCAGCACATATGGCAGAATTCCTGAGCACGAACGCGTCGTGGTTTTTGCCGCTCCAACCGATTTCGGTGTCAATGAATCTCCCTCTGTGGTCTACCGTACCCTGAAGAAGTATAGATGAAAAATTTTTTCGGTTTCCATATTGTTCGGGACTTCCACCTGGAGCGCAAATCGGAATATGGGAACCATCTATAGCTCCAACGCAGTGCGGGAATCCGAGGGCGGAAAATCCATCCATCACCTAccacaagaaaataaaataagttgTGGTCAAGAGAGGAAAGGGACTCATGAACTCATCATATGAAAACTGGTACCCTGTCATATAACGTTATATCGctgatgcaatttttttttttttttaaaaaaaaactcaccgTTCCAACCGCTGTTCCCAAGCACACTGTCTTGCACAGAAGCTCTGCCTCCAGTGCATAGCACACCTCCAGAAAAGCAGTCCCCGCAGTGGAAACGCCGATGCCAAATTGATCTTTGGCTTGTCTGTAGCAGCTGCCGGTGGCCAGACACCAGATTGCCACTGCAACCCGTTTCTCAACAGTGATGGGATCACGGAATTTTGTTTTCTGCCGTTCAAGACGTGGTCTGAGAATCCGTACGAGGTACTCAAAGGTCGCTCTGGTCATTCTAAAACACTCAATCCATTCCTCATCGTCCCAGGTGCAGAGGACAATGCGATCCCACCAGTCCTGACTTTTCGCGGTGACCCAACACTTCCTGGGCACATGCTCCTCAGCCAAAGCTAGCCACAGTTCTCTCTGAAATCTGCGTCTTCGACTGGCGAGCATTTGCCGCCGCTTCTGCCGGTGAGACATTTCCTCTCTGAACATGACATAGTGCTTTCGCCTCCGCAGTACACGTCTTAGATATGCTGCATGCAGATGCATGGTTGACTGAATTAGGATCAAAACAAATCTCGCCAAATGAAGAAAAAGAGCTGCATTTGGTGCCATTGCTGGTACTCCGTACACAGAACGAACCTACACAGCTGCAAACATTCAAAGTGCCAAACCACACCACACTCCGATTTGAAATTGCCCGCCTATTTAAAACACCAATTAAATAAACCCAAACTTTGTGGCTAAGCCGGGAACCAATCATTTCGAAGATGGGAGGAGTGCGGATTTTGAATCTAGATAAAACGGTATAACGCTGTTATCCATTAATGCGCAAAAAAAATAATCGCGCGTTTGAAAGATCACATGAGCAGTCACGTGACATTGGGAAAAACCCCGCTATTACTGAGATTGATGGGGACAATCGATGGCGGGATACGAACGTGTTTTCCATGGGAGTGTGGAATGATTTTGAAGATGCGGCATTGGTAAAGGCGGGAACAAAGCGGGAAATTgaggtagtgtgaaaacggccactgatAAAGCTACTTGTTCCCTTTTCTCTTTCATCCACTTTCAGAGACTATTAGGAGTACAGTTTGGCAATTAAAATTTTCAGTGATGCCCAATGATTAGAGGACAATGACTTTTGCCTAGACCTATGTCCACTGCAAAATACCACTTGATGTCCATGTGAAGATTTTGGCAATTTCAAGGCAGCTCCAAGAATGGctgaaaaaaaacataaaatgtcTCCCACTT includes:
- the LOC129336976 gene encoding putative nuclease HARBI1; its protein translation is MHLHAAYLRRVLRRRKHYVMFREEMSHRQKRRQMLASRRRRFQRELWLALAEEHVPRKCWVTAKSQDWWDRIVLCTWDDEEWIECFRMTRATFEYLVRILRPRLERQKTKFRDPITVEKRVAVAIWCLATGSCYRQAKDQFGIGVSTAGTAFLEVCYALEAELLCKTVCLGTAVGTVMDGFSALGFPHCVGAIDGSHIPICAPGGSPEQYGNRKNFSSILLQGTVDHRGRFIDTEIGWSGKNHDAFVLRNSAICAAMDAGTFVPGNPCLHLDGVTVPPIVISDGAYPIRRWLMKPYGTHAETEAHRNFNRALSRARNVVERSFGRLKSRFRCLATRLNCREENVVTVVSACVILHNICEERGHQLLGDRGDPRPVMVPPEEDAVLEQDRSHLEEGKIVRDALSKFMYNNNSRI